In Humulus lupulus chromosome 6, drHumLupu1.1, whole genome shotgun sequence, a single genomic region encodes these proteins:
- the LOC133786209 gene encoding wall-associated receptor kinase 5-like codes for MLFENGCSSNSTTTTSTSHNIIDFSNCDGVECCTTSVVFPSDVVSDSFEISMDNDSSGTPANHSQCKYAFLIDYDEIDKHKTFRDLDYVPVRLSWSLNSTYFDVFKTPAMPLPTITSNFRCWTSTEDYGNLLESSSDRIDHCSCKYGLRGNPYLVGGCNQDINECIEYKSACPEGSTCVNTFGDYHCSYKRMAIFIVSPSICRQSRDRTSDDFVFNSPPISQKPQAQALSFDSSL; via the exons ATGCTCTTCGAGAATGGATGCTCATCCAATAGTACAACAACTACATCAACTAGTCATAATATTATTGATTTTAGTAATTGCGATGGCGTTGAATGTTGTACTACTTCCGTCGTCTTCCCTTCGGATGTTGTGAGCGACAGCTTCGAAATCTCCATGGATAATGATTCTTCTGGTACTCCTGCAAATCATAGCCAATGCAAATATGCATTCTTGATAGATTATGATGAAATTGATAAACATAAAACATTTCGTGATCTGGATTATGTTCCCGTCCGACTAAGTTGGTCCCTTAACAGTACGTATTTCGATGTATTTAAAACACCTGCTATGCCATTGCCAACCATAACTAGCAATTTCCGTTGTTGGACTTCGACGGAGGACTATGGTAATTTATTAGAATCCTCTTCAGATCGGATAGATCATTGTTCGTGCAAGTATGGACTTCGAGGGAATCCCTATCTGGTGGGTGGGTGTAATCAAG ATATTAATGAATGCATTGAGTACAAATCGGCATGCCCTGAAGGCTCTACTTGCGTGAACACTTTCGGGGACTATCACTGTAGTTATAAACGCATGGCTATCTTTATAG TCTCGCCGTCTATCTGCCGCCAGAGCCGAGATCGGACCTCCGACGATTTCGTCTTCAACTCCCCGCCGATCTCGCAGAAGCCTCAAGCCCAGGCATTGTCCTTCGACTCatctttataa